The nucleotide window CCGGAAAAGAAGCTGGAGGAGATGGTTGGCTCCGCAAAACAAAGTCTGGATATTGCCATCTACAGCCTCACCAAACCTGATATTGTAAAGGCGATCGTGGACGCGAAGAAACGGGGTGTTGCGGTCCGGATCATTACGGATCAACAAGAGGCACAAAACCGCTCAAAATCAACACGCATAAGGGGCTGATGCACCTGAAGGTAACCATCGCCGACAAGTCCGTGGTGACCACAGGATCCTTCAATTACTCGACAGCCGCCAGCACGACCAACGACGAAGTGTTAGTGGTGTTGCGGGATGTGGAGATGGCAAAGGCTTGGGATACGGAATTCGAACGTATGTGGAGTGACAAGGAGAATTTCAAGGATTGGTGAAGAAATCAATTGGAAAGAAGGTGACAAAACTTGAAAATCGAAATATACAGATGTCAATGCCAGAGATGTTTCGTTGAATTTTGGGAGATTGACGATGAAGTGAAAATATGCCCAAGTTGCGGACACTCGACCTTTCACTATGATGATGTGATCGATGTCGGTAAGTCTGTGATTGAGCTAAAGTTTGAAAATCACAAGAACCAATATGTACTAAAGATTCTCACCGATCAGGACTTTGATATTGACGTCCGGAAAATGCAGTAGCCTGTAAAACAGAAAACTTCAAGGCAAGGAAATATAATGAGTTTACCGGTTACGAGGGGGGAGATATATGGAGAGTCGGTCGCTTTTTCGGTCAATTATTCACAGTGAAACAACCGACATCATCGTCAAGTATGTATTTCCCGAGTTATGGTTGCTGTGGCGAAGTTTTGAGTCAGCTCGCTTGA belongs to Effusibacillus pohliae DSM 22757 and includes:
- a CDS encoding phospholipase D-like domain-containing protein is translated as MRKRTFTSLILGVSLLAGCGTGPMPSVSHQDSTHAGTQNQAKIEWAFTNAGQHPEKKLEEMVGSAKQSLDIAIYSLTKPDIVKAIVDAKKRGVAVRIITDQQEAQNRSKSTRIRG
- a CDS encoding phospholipase D-like domain-containing protein, with amino-acid sequence MHLKVTIADKSVVTTGSFNYSTAASTTNDEVLVVLRDVEMAKAWDTEFERMWSDKENFKDW